A single genomic interval of Blattabacterium sp. (Nauphoeta cinerea) harbors:
- a CDS encoding alpha/beta fold hydrolase, with translation MILYSKIYGTGYPILVFHGLFGNGDNWVSFAKEFEKFYQIHLLDIRNHGKSFVSHEMNYDVISEDILKYIYYYKLNHPILLGHSMGGRAVMKFSIKYPMIPKKLIIVDISPKAYINTNQKKLIHILKKVDFDIINTRKDLDFFLKRWISDLKIRSFFSKCTQRQKNGKLCFHFSLSNIEKNYDDLIHKEIKNGSYHGPVLFLRGEYSNYLLDQDYNHIRKLFSQSKIWTVNKSDHWIHVENPTDFHEKISIFLNET, from the coding sequence ATGATACTGTATTCTAAAATTTACGGGACGGGGTACCCCATTTTAGTTTTTCATGGTTTATTTGGAAATGGAGACAATTGGGTTTCTTTTGCTAAAGAATTTGAAAAATTTTATCAAATTCACTTGTTGGATATTAGAAATCATGGAAAAAGTTTTGTTTCCCATGAAATGAATTATGATGTCATATCAGAAGATATATTAAAATATATTTATTATTACAAATTAAATCATCCTATATTATTAGGACATTCTATGGGAGGAAGGGCCGTCATGAAGTTTTCTATAAAATATCCTATGATTCCCAAAAAATTAATCATTGTGGATATCAGTCCTAAAGCTTATATTAATACTAATCAAAAAAAATTAATTCATATTTTAAAAAAAGTGGATTTTGATATCATCAATACTAGAAAAGATCTAGATTTTTTTTTAAAAAGATGGATTTCTGATTTGAAAATTAGATCGTTTTTTTCTAAATGTACTCAAAGACAAAAAAATGGGAAATTATGTTTTCATTTTTCTTTATCAAATATTGAAAAAAATTATGATGATTTAATTCATAAAGAAATAAAAAATGGTTCTTATCATGGTCCTGTATTATTTTTGCGAGGAGAATATTCGAATTATCTTCTTGATCAAGATTATAATCATATACGAAAATTATTTTCCCAATCTAAAATTTGGACGGTGAATAAATCTGATCACTGGATTCATGTAGAAAACCCCACGGATTTTCATGAAAAAATCAGTATTTTTTTAAACGAAACATAA
- the nusA gene encoding transcription termination factor NusA: MDNEALIDSFSDFKYEKNIDRMSLMAILEESIRCVLRKKYESSKNYDIIVNPDQGDLEIWRNRIVVQDGKVKDINKEIELSTARKIEPDFEIGEEVTEKVELQSLGRRAILSLRQNLLSKINEYDNTNTYKKFKNKIGEIINVEVYHILPKQIIMRDDEQNEMVLPKQEQIPNDFFRKGDPVRALVKRVDWKDNKPFAVLTRKDESFLEELFKLEIPEVSDGLITVKKVARIPGEKAKVSVESYDDRIDPVGACVGMKGSRIHPIVRELKNENIDVINYTSNIQLYITRSLSPAKVSMMEINEEHKYVNVYVKIEEISKAIGKGGQNIKLASQLTGYKIHIFRDFPYEDDVELTEFSDEIESEVLEKFHKVGLSTAKSVLNYRKNDLSKRTDLEEKIIDKVFSILRKEFEEELNINT, from the coding sequence ATGGACAATGAAGCTTTAATAGACTCTTTTTCAGATTTTAAATATGAAAAAAATATAGATAGAATGAGTCTTATGGCCATTTTGGAAGAATCTATACGGTGTGTTTTAAGAAAGAAATATGAATCATCAAAAAATTATGATATTATTGTCAATCCAGATCAAGGTGATTTAGAAATATGGAGAAACCGTATAGTCGTACAAGATGGAAAAGTAAAAGATATAAATAAGGAAATAGAATTATCTACAGCTAGAAAAATAGAACCCGATTTTGAAATAGGAGAAGAGGTAACAGAAAAAGTGGAATTACAATCTCTAGGACGAAGAGCTATTTTATCTTTAAGACAAAATTTACTTTCTAAAATTAATGAATATGATAATACAAATACTTATAAAAAATTTAAAAATAAAATAGGAGAAATCATTAATGTAGAAGTATATCACATTTTGCCCAAGCAAATAATTATGAGAGACGATGAACAAAATGAGATGGTTTTACCTAAACAAGAACAAATTCCAAATGATTTTTTTAGAAAAGGAGATCCAGTCAGAGCCTTAGTTAAACGAGTAGATTGGAAAGATAATAAACCTTTTGCTGTTCTTACTAGAAAGGATGAATCTTTTTTAGAAGAACTTTTTAAGTTAGAGATTCCAGAAGTTTCTGATGGATTGATTACAGTAAAAAAAGTAGCACGTATTCCAGGAGAAAAAGCGAAAGTATCTGTAGAATCTTATGACGATCGCATAGATCCAGTAGGAGCTTGTGTAGGGATGAAAGGTTCTAGAATTCATCCTATTGTTAGAGAATTAAAAAATGAAAATATTGATGTCATTAATTATACCTCTAATATACAATTATATATAACACGATCTTTGAGCCCAGCCAAAGTTTCTATGATGGAAATTAATGAAGAACATAAATATGTAAACGTATATGTAAAAATAGAAGAAATATCAAAAGCGATTGGAAAAGGGGGACAAAATATTAAATTAGCTAGTCAATTGACCGGATACAAAATTCATATATTCAGAGATTTTCCTTATGAAGATGATGTAGAATTAACAGAATTTTCTGATGAAATAGAATCAGAAGTTTTGGAAAAATTTCATAAAGTAGGTTTAAGTACCGCAAAATCTGTTTTAAATTACAGAAAAAACGATTTAAGTAAACGAACTGATCTGGAAGAAAAAATCATTGATAAAGTTTTCTCCATATTGAGAAAAGAATTTGAAGAAGAATTAAATATAAATACATAA
- the aspS gene encoding aspartate--tRNA ligase has translation MYRTHNCGELSQKDIGKEVILSGWIKKIRNFGSLFFIDIRDYFGITQLVIYKKLVKKNLFLSKESIIRVKGKVVERLSKNYNIYTGEIEIYVSHINLLNSSLSPPFTIKDKTDGNEEIRMIYRYLDIRRDPIKNNLIIRHNLTLETRNFLSKNKFLEIETPLLINYTPEGARSFVVPSRIHTNKFYALAQSPQLFKQLLMIGGIDRYFQIVKCFRDEDSRSDRQIEFTQIDCEMSFVEVHDILTFFENFIKHIFKKIKNIQLDSFPCISYHDAIKMYGTDSPDIRFGMSFVELNDLIKKENINFLKNQELVIGIKIIKCISRKIDCFLKQIENKNFFGYKYLYDQTLFFSNQNFLNDEIIKIFIKYFKAVPGDLLFFSYGKKIKTRKELGKIRLKIAEFLNLNNPKIFKPLWINDLPLLEWDEKYKKYKSVHHPFTSPKEEDIYLLEKDPKNIRSKSYDLIINGIEIGSGSIRIHNKNIQNLIFKYLGLSKKEIETRFGFFIKAFEYGVPPHGGIAFGLDRLVNLLEGNKNIKNFIAFPKNNYGKDLMINAPSFLEKEKLKELHFR, from the coding sequence ATGTATAGAACACATAATTGTGGAGAATTGAGTCAAAAAGATATTGGAAAAGAAGTGATATTATCTGGATGGATTAAAAAAATAAGAAATTTTGGATCCTTATTTTTTATAGATATTAGGGATTATTTCGGAATTACACAACTAGTTATTTATAAAAAATTAGTAAAAAAAAATCTTTTTTTAAGTAAAGAATCTATAATTAGAGTGAAAGGAAAAGTTGTAGAAAGATTATCTAAGAATTATAATATTTATACAGGTGAAATAGAAATCTACGTATCTCATATAAACTTGTTAAATTCATCTCTCTCACCTCCTTTTACTATAAAAGATAAAACAGATGGAAATGAAGAGATTAGAATGATTTATCGGTATCTTGATATTAGAAGGGATCCTATTAAAAATAATTTAATAATTCGTCATAATTTGACATTAGAAACACGTAATTTTCTTTCTAAAAATAAATTTTTAGAAATAGAAACTCCTTTATTAATAAATTATACTCCAGAAGGAGCTAGAAGTTTTGTTGTTCCTTCTAGAATACATACTAATAAATTCTACGCATTAGCTCAATCTCCACAATTATTTAAACAATTGTTGATGATAGGAGGAATAGACAGGTATTTTCAAATTGTTAAATGTTTTAGAGACGAAGATTCTCGTTCTGACAGACAAATAGAATTTACACAAATAGATTGTGAAATGTCTTTTGTCGAAGTTCATGATATATTAACATTTTTTGAAAATTTTATCAAACATATTTTCAAAAAAATTAAGAATATTCAATTAGATTCTTTTCCTTGTATTTCTTATCATGATGCGATTAAGATGTATGGAACAGATTCTCCTGATATTCGTTTCGGAATGTCTTTTGTAGAATTAAATGATTTAATCAAAAAAGAAAATATAAATTTTTTGAAAAACCAAGAATTGGTCATAGGAATTAAAATTATAAAATGTATATCTAGAAAAATAGATTGTTTTTTAAAACAAATAGAAAATAAAAATTTTTTTGGATATAAATATTTGTATGATCAAACTTTATTTTTTTCTAATCAAAATTTTTTAAATGATGAAATTATAAAAATTTTTATAAAATATTTTAAAGCTGTCCCCGGGGATTTATTATTTTTTTCTTATGGAAAAAAAATAAAAACTAGAAAAGAACTTGGAAAAATACGACTAAAAATTGCAGAATTTTTGAATTTGAATAATCCAAAAATTTTTAAACCTTTATGGATTAATGATTTACCTCTATTAGAATGGGATGAAAAATATAAAAAATATAAATCTGTGCATCATCCATTTACAAGCCCAAAAGAAGAAGATATTTATTTATTAGAAAAAGATCCAAAAAACATTCGTTCTAAATCTTATGATTTGATTATAAATGGAATAGAAATTGGCAGTGGATCTATACGTATTCACAATAAAAATATTCAAAATCTAATTTTTAAATATTTAGGATTATCTAAAAAGGAAATAGAAACCCGATTTGGTTTTTTTATAAAGGCTTTCGAATATGGGGTTCCTCCTCATGGAGGAATAGCTTTTGGATTAGATAGATTGGTGAATCTTTTAGAAGGCAATAAAAATATAAAAAATTTTATTGCTTTTCCAAAAAATAATTATGGAAAAGATTTAATGATAAATGCTCCATCTTTTTTAGAAAAAGAAAAATTAAAAGAATTACATTTTCGTTAA
- a CDS encoding inorganic diphosphatase, with the protein MKISFDVLIEIPKGSRNKYEFDKTNNMIRLDRVLYSPMSYPTDYGFIPKTLSMDGDPLDVLVFLTEPTVPGCLIEVKPIGIFFMKDEKGDDEKIICVPVEDPNYNTINNIDEIALHTKKEIEHFFLVYKDLENKKVKIGDWKNQKEAIFVYKQSCLRYKNNLTKM; encoded by the coding sequence ATGAAAATCAGTTTTGATGTACTTATTGAAATTCCAAAAGGAAGCAGAAATAAATATGAGTTTGATAAAACAAATAATATGATTCGATTAGATCGAGTATTGTATTCTCCTATGAGTTATCCAACAGATTATGGTTTCATTCCAAAAACTCTTTCTATGGATGGAGATCCATTGGATGTATTAGTTTTTTTAACAGAACCTACCGTCCCAGGTTGTTTAATAGAGGTTAAACCTATAGGAATTTTTTTCATGAAAGATGAAAAAGGAGATGATGAAAAGATTATTTGTGTTCCTGTTGAAGACCCTAATTATAATACTATAAATAATATTGATGAAATCGCTTTACATACTAAAAAAGAGATAGAACATTTCTTTTTGGTATATAAAGATTTAGAAAATAAAAAAGTGAAAATAGGAGATTGGAAAAATCAAAAAGAAGCTATTTTTGTATATAAACAATCTTGTTTGCGATATAAAAATAATTTAACGAAAATGTAA
- the infB gene encoding translation initiation factor IF-2: protein MTDKIRLKTVLTKFNISLQRVISFLQKKGIEIENNPNAKIEEKVYKSLVIEFQSYKEIRDESEKISLQKRMEKEKIKKELLKSKHIQNYKIIRAKSEKLVGFKKIGKIDIDTLDKKYGTQEEKKTIYINIKKKKLGNKIKNKPEHIDTIYQKLDGVMLTGDRIDLSQFEKKRTKSEIKKKRRRIKKEIFIEEMKNVTTGKKQSQNKERKSYLNKHSNDKKIDKSKNKKNVQKSIITDEQIKKQIKETLEKLSSKGMKSKASKIRKEKRQSKKEKILLQNEMENQKEEKILKLAEFTTVNELASMMKVNATDVIMSCMSLGIMVTMNQRLDAEILTLVADEFGFNVKFVGLDLEEAVQDDKDLEEHLKPRPPIITVMGHVDHGKTSLLDYIRNTNVIAGEAGGITQHIAAYSVECSNNQSITFLDTPGHEAFTAMRARGAQITDIAIIVIAADDHVMPQTKEAISHAQAANVPIIFVFNKMDKSNVNPDKIREQLANLNFLVKEWGGKYLTQEISAKLGTGIDELLKKVLLVSKSLNLKANPNKPAIGTVIEASLDKGRGYITTLLIQGGTLKMGDYVLAGSHHGKVKNILDERGKSILSAGPSKSITILGLNGAPTAGDKFKIFKDEKEAKQLASRREQLQREQNIRAQKHLTLDEIGRRIALGDFKELKIIIKGDVDGSVEAIADALQKLSTNTIMVNIIYKGVGQITESDVLLASASDAIIIGFNVRPNIGAKNIEKKENIEIRTYSIIYDVTNDIQEAMDGMLSPDIREKILGNAEIREIFKIPKAGTIAGCMVTEGKLLRQAKVRLIREGIVIHNGEFTSLKRFKEDVKEVSKGYECGLGIKNYHNIRSGDIIEVYEELSDRKS, encoded by the coding sequence ATGACTGATAAAATCAGATTAAAAACAGTATTAACAAAATTTAATATTTCCTTACAAAGAGTAATTAGTTTTTTACAAAAAAAAGGAATTGAAATAGAAAATAATCCTAATGCAAAAATAGAAGAAAAAGTATATAAATCTCTTGTTATAGAATTTCAAAGTTACAAGGAAATACGAGATGAATCTGAGAAAATTTCTTTGCAAAAGAGAATGGAAAAAGAGAAAATAAAAAAAGAATTGTTAAAGTCAAAACATATTCAAAATTATAAAATTATACGTGCTAAATCAGAAAAATTAGTGGGATTCAAAAAAATAGGAAAAATAGATATTGATACATTAGACAAAAAATATGGAACTCAAGAAGAAAAAAAAACAATTTACATCAACATAAAGAAAAAAAAATTAGGAAATAAAATTAAAAATAAACCTGAACATATTGATACGATTTATCAAAAGTTAGATGGAGTCATGTTAACAGGAGATAGAATAGATCTATCTCAATTTGAAAAAAAAAGAACAAAATCAGAGATTAAAAAAAAACGAAGAAGAATTAAAAAAGAAATTTTCATTGAGGAAATGAAAAACGTTACTACAGGAAAAAAACAAAGTCAGAACAAAGAAAGGAAATCTTATTTAAATAAACATTCTAACGATAAAAAAATAGATAAATCGAAAAATAAAAAAAATGTACAAAAATCGATAATTACTGATGAACAAATCAAAAAACAAATTAAAGAAACTTTGGAAAAGTTATCCTCCAAAGGAATGAAATCGAAAGCTTCAAAAATTAGAAAAGAAAAACGTCAGTCTAAGAAAGAAAAAATACTTTTGCAAAATGAAATGGAAAATCAAAAAGAAGAAAAAATTCTCAAACTAGCTGAATTTACAACAGTTAATGAATTAGCATCTATGATGAAAGTTAATGCCACTGATGTAATTATGTCTTGCATGTCTTTGGGGATTATGGTGACGATGAACCAAAGATTAGATGCAGAGATACTGACTTTAGTCGCAGATGAATTTGGATTTAATGTAAAATTTGTTGGATTGGATTTAGAAGAGGCGGTTCAGGACGATAAAGATTTAGAGGAACATTTAAAACCTAGACCTCCTATTATTACTGTTATGGGGCATGTGGATCACGGAAAAACATCTTTGTTAGATTATATTAGAAATACTAATGTTATTGCAGGGGAAGCAGGTGGAATAACTCAACATATAGCAGCTTATAGTGTAGAATGTTCCAATAATCAAAGTATTACTTTTTTAGACACTCCAGGTCATGAAGCATTCACTGCTATGCGTGCTAGAGGAGCACAAATAACGGATATCGCTATTATAGTGATAGCTGCGGATGATCATGTCATGCCACAAACTAAAGAGGCGATTAGTCATGCTCAAGCAGCTAATGTTCCTATTATTTTTGTTTTCAATAAAATGGATAAATCTAATGTCAATCCCGATAAAATTAGGGAACAATTAGCCAATTTAAACTTCTTAGTAAAAGAATGGGGTGGAAAATATCTCACACAAGAAATATCAGCGAAGTTGGGAACTGGAATAGATGAATTATTAAAAAAAGTCCTTTTAGTATCTAAATCATTGAATTTAAAAGCCAATCCAAATAAACCGGCCATAGGAACAGTTATTGAAGCTTCTTTAGATAAAGGAAGAGGATATATAACAACTTTACTTATTCAAGGAGGGACATTAAAAATGGGGGATTATGTTTTGGCAGGAAGTCATCATGGAAAAGTAAAAAATATTTTAGATGAACGAGGAAAATCTATTTTATCAGCAGGCCCATCTAAATCTATTACCATATTAGGATTAAATGGAGCCCCTACTGCTGGAGATAAATTCAAAATATTTAAAGATGAAAAAGAAGCTAAACAGTTGGCTTCTAGAAGAGAACAATTGCAAAGAGAACAAAATATACGAGCTCAAAAACATCTTACATTAGATGAGATAGGAAGACGGATAGCATTAGGTGATTTTAAAGAATTAAAAATTATTATTAAAGGAGATGTAGATGGATCAGTAGAAGCCATTGCTGATGCTCTTCAAAAATTATCTACGAATACTATTATGGTCAATATTATTTATAAAGGAGTTGGTCAAATTACAGAATCCGATGTTTTATTAGCAAGTGCTTCAGATGCTATTATTATAGGATTTAATGTCCGTCCTAATATTGGAGCTAAAAATATAGAAAAAAAAGAAAATATAGAAATACGAACTTATTCGATTATATACGATGTGACTAATGATATTCAGGAAGCTATGGATGGGATGTTATCTCCCGATATTAGAGAGAAAATATTAGGAAATGCTGAAATTAGAGAAATATTTAAAATTCCAAAAGCAGGGACTATAGCTGGATGTATGGTAACGGAAGGAAAATTACTCCGTCAAGCAAAAGTAAGATTGATTCGAGAAGGAATTGTGATTCATAACGGAGAATTTACTTCTCTCAAACGTTTCAAAGAAGACGTAAAAGAAGTTTCAAAAGGATATGAATGTGGGTTAGGAATCAAGAATTATCATAATATTAGATCTGGAGATATTATAGAAGTTTATGAAGAATTATCTGATAGAAAAAGTTAA
- a CDS encoding pyridoxine 5'-phosphate synthase: MVRLSVNLNKIATLRNARGGNIPDLLQVARDVQKFGCQGITIHPRPDGRHITYKDVYDINSVITTEFNIEGNPSEKFMKLVLDIKPSQVTLVPDSDNAITSNSGWNTFLYQDFLTDKIIKLKNHGIRTSIFLDPNPELVSYAAQTGADSIELYTGYFSIGYSEKKWNSIDPYIETAKIIVNNQMFIHAGHDLNLDNIYFLIEKIPNISEVSIGHALICESVYMGLENTIQSYLKRIYQASKIKKNDTVF, translated from the coding sequence ATGGTAAGATTAAGTGTAAATTTAAACAAGATAGCTACATTAAGAAATGCAAGAGGAGGGAATATCCCAGATTTATTGCAAGTTGCAAGAGATGTTCAAAAATTCGGATGTCAAGGAATAACTATACATCCACGTCCTGATGGAAGACATATTACATATAAAGATGTTTATGACATAAATTCTGTGATTACGACAGAATTCAATATAGAAGGAAATCCTTCTGAAAAATTTATGAAACTGGTGCTAGATATTAAACCATCACAAGTAACTTTAGTTCCTGATTCTGATAATGCGATCACATCAAATTCTGGATGGAATACTTTTTTATATCAAGATTTTTTGACTGATAAAATTATAAAATTAAAAAATCATGGAATTCGTACTTCTATTTTTTTAGATCCAAACCCGGAATTGGTTTCATATGCAGCTCAAACGGGAGCAGATAGTATAGAATTATATACTGGATATTTTTCTATAGGATATTCGGAAAAGAAATGGAACAGCATTGATCCATATATTGAAACAGCAAAAATTATTGTTAATAATCAAATGTTCATTCATGCTGGACATGATTTAAATTTAGATAATATTTATTTTTTAATTGAAAAAATACCAAATATATCAGAAGTTTCAATTGGACATGCTTTAATTTGTGAATCTGTATATATGGGACTGGAAAACACAATACAAAGTTATTTAAAAAGAATTTATCAAGCCAGTAAAATAAAAAAAAATGATACTGTATTCTAA
- a CDS encoding mechanosensitive ion channel family protein, protein MCYKTFFEKVVTIIFQIQEIHELIHNLDLKKWGAITLVIIGKILFFATILIILEFIFNRGVRFIGRRIVSSTHFVWDNILYENKVFDSLAHFFPLSIGLILIEPFFKNYHTIVIYLEKVFDILFVLIVLQFLIRVVNSIMRIATSENNHQTIAVRSFSQLLKIISIIFCILVIIAILTKNDLINVLTSLGAITAFVILVFRDTILGFVSGVQMASTKMIKVGDWIRIPKYNIEGTVIEINLTSAKIENFDKTITSVPTYDLISTAVTNFEFMRQKNIRRIKRSILFNIQSFHFCNSDMLKKFQHVYLIKNYIQKKQKEIDLFNKEKNIDVNININGRRLTNIGLFRQYALEYLSQHPKISQSETLMVRHLEPTPYGLPVELYCFTNTSESIKYEQIQASVFDHLLTVAKEFNLEITQVTKKEILKRW, encoded by the coding sequence ATGTGTTATAAAACTTTTTTTGAAAAAGTAGTAACAATTATTTTTCAAATCCAAGAAATTCATGAATTGATCCATAATTTAGATCTAAAAAAATGGGGAGCTATAACTCTTGTTATAATTGGAAAAATATTATTTTTTGCTACTATTCTAATAATTTTAGAATTTATTTTTAATAGAGGAGTACGTTTTATAGGTAGAAGAATAGTAAGTTCTACTCATTTTGTTTGGGATAATATTTTATATGAAAATAAAGTTTTTGATAGTCTAGCACATTTCTTTCCATTATCTATTGGGTTGATATTAATTGAACCATTTTTTAAAAATTATCATACAATTGTTATTTATTTAGAAAAAGTATTTGATATATTATTTGTTCTAATTGTTCTACAATTTTTAATTCGAGTCGTAAATTCTATTATGAGAATAGCTACAAGTGAAAACAATCACCAAACGATAGCAGTTCGTTCTTTTTCACAATTACTTAAGATTATATCCATTATATTTTGCATATTGGTTATTATCGCTATTCTTACAAAAAATGATCTTATTAATGTTTTAACAAGTTTAGGAGCTATAACTGCTTTTGTTATATTAGTTTTCAGAGATACAATATTAGGATTTGTTTCAGGAGTACAAATGGCTTCTACAAAAATGATAAAAGTAGGAGATTGGATTAGAATTCCTAAGTATAATATAGAAGGAACAGTTATTGAAATCAATTTAACTTCCGCAAAAATAGAAAATTTCGATAAAACTATTACTAGCGTTCCAACCTACGATTTGATTTCCACAGCAGTTACTAATTTTGAATTTATGCGTCAAAAAAATATACGTAGAATCAAAAGATCTATTTTATTTAATATACAATCATTTCATTTTTGTAATTCAGATATGTTAAAAAAATTTCAACATGTTTATTTGATAAAAAATTATATACAAAAAAAACAAAAAGAAATAGATCTTTTCAATAAAGAGAAAAATATTGATGTAAATATAAATATAAATGGAAGGAGGTTAACGAATATCGGTCTATTTCGTCAATATGCACTAGAATATTTATCCCAACATCCTAAAATATCACAATCAGAAACTTTGATGGTTAGACATTTAGAACCTACTCCTTATGGGTTACCTGTGGAATTATATTGCTTCACAAATACTTCTGAATCTATTAAGTATGAGCAAATACAAGCTAGTGTTTTTGATCATTTATTAACAGTTGCTAAAGAATTTAATTTGGAAATTACACAAGTTACTAAAAAAGAAATTTTAAAAAGATGGTAA